The Paenibacillus amylolyticus genome contains the following window.
CGGGGATAACAAGGGTGCGAACATCGATCCGGAGGTCGTAGCCCCACTGTCCAAGCTGCAGGGGATCCTGGATAACAGCAGCAGTACAGGGAACCGGGAAATGGTCGGATTGCTTGGCCAGATCCTGACGGCTCTCCGGAGTAGTAAAGGCGATCTAATCCTTCAGGTCAGCGGAACAGAAATCGGCCGAGTAGCAGCCAAAGGAATTAGAGATATACAACGTCGCACGGGTGAAAACGTGTTGGGCATTTAAGGAGGGAGCAGCTTGTACCTAAAAATCAATGGTGCTGACATTGCGGCCATGCCATCCGCGATCCAAGTCACCATTCTGGATCTGGACGATGCAGAGAGTACGACGCGGACCGCTGACGGTACTCTTCATCGGGACCGAGTGGCGGTCAAGCGTCAGATTGAGCTGACGTTCAATACGCTTCGAATGGATCAGATATCGCCTTTGCTTCGGCAGATGAGCGATATCTTTTTCGATTTCACCTATCCGGATCCGATGGTGGGGAGTTACATCACGAAGAAGGTTTATGTTGGAGATCGACCAGGAAACATCCCGTTTGAGAAGGATAACGTACTTTATTGGAGCGGATTTAAAATGACGCTCACAGAGAGGTGATCTGAGTGTTTCCAATATCACCGATCTATGCGGACTACCTGAAGCGGCCTGACCGAGAATTTATCGTGAAGGCTGTGGTGGGGTCTGAGGAATACGACGATACGAGAATTGTGGATTTCTCCATAGAGAACAGCCTGAGTCTGACGGACGGGTTCGCGATCGGGAAGGCCATCCCATCAAAGCTGACCATCAAGCTCCGGACAAATGAGGTCATCCCTGCAAATGCTCGAATCATGCCGTATCTGTCGTTATCAATGCGTGGTATGACCTGGCTACAGGCTCAGTACCCTTGGGAGGACATGCACATCTCCTGGACGGGTACCGGCACAGACTGGTTACCGCTCGGTGAGTTCTATGTTGACGATCGGGAACGTGTCAATGATGTATGGACATTCACTTGTTATGACAAGCTGGTATTTGCTGATGTGGCTTACGTATCGGCTTTAACGTACCCAGCCACGCAACGTGCTGTGTTCAATGAGATCTGCAACCGGCTCGGCTGGACGTATGACAGCAGTGTGGTGATTAATGCGGCATATCAGATCCAGGCAGGTCCTGCAGGTTATACCATGCGCCAGGTGCTGCAGTACATTGCGGCAGCCAACAGCGCCAGCCTCTACATCGATAAAGCCGGTACCGTAAAATTCAAACGATTTACTGCTTCAGATGAACCAGTCTTTGAGATGACCACCTTTGATTATTCATCTGTGAGACAAACGAATCCGGTTAAGACGTACACCAGGGTTGTTGTTACGTACAATACGGAAGATGAGCTGCAGTACGAAGCCGGTACCGGAGACGATAACCATACCTTGTACTTGGAGAACCCATTCATGACGCAGGCCATGGTGAATAACCTGCAGGCCACGCTGAACGGATTCTCTTATCTTCCACTCACCATGAGGGCTCAGGGGTATCCGCAGCTGGAACAAGGTGACGTGATTTCGTTCGAACAGCAGGAAGGAACGTCCTGGGACGAGACGGTATCGACTTGGGAAGACACGCACATTCCGTGGGACGGTATTGTCCGATACAAGTCGCTGATTCTTCACCAGGTGTTCCGCTTTGCCGGCGGACTCAGCATGTCGCTGGAAGCGCCGTCAGTGTCCGAGCAGCAGAGTGAATTCAAAGTAGACGGTACGTTGACCACGGCGGTCAATAAGCTTAACAAGGAAGCCGTGAAGGAAGGTAAGTCCTATTACGGGGCAACGCTCACACGTACCGAGGGTCTGACCATTGAGCGAGAGGATCATCTGAGCAAAGCGATATTCAACTCAGATGAGCTGACGTTCTACGCTGGATCCGATAAGGCGATTTGGTTCGACGTCCCGAGTAGGCGCTATAGGCTCAGCGGTACCCTTGAAGCGGTAGATGGGGTGTTCAGTGGAAACCTACAAGCTGCAGGAGGAACATTTACAGGAACACTTCAGGGGGTTAATGGTACATTCAGCGGATCACTTCAAGCGGCCAGCGGTACATTCGTTGGAACCATGAAAGCTGGACGTGTAGAGGGTGGCGAGATTATCGGTTCCTATATTGAGGGTGCCGACATTCTCGGTGCTCGGATCCGGACGGCAGCCAGCGGTGATCGAATTGAATTAGCGCCAAGTGGATTTGTATTCTATGACAGTGGTAATGCGCGACGGGTTACGTTGGGTACCAATCAGTCTGCAGGGATCTCTGGCCATACGTATTACAACGCCAGTGGACAGTCCCAGGGATTGATCTATGCGAACTCCAATGAGCTTGCTGTCTTTGGTAATAACGGCTTACGCCTGGGGTCAACATCAGGGACTACAACTCTACAAGGTAGCGTAAATTTTACGGGTAATGTGAGTGGTTTAAATTTGGGTATTAATCAGATAGATAGTTTACCTGGACAACTACAATCCTTGCAAAACCAAATTGATAATTTGAGATTCGCTCTTAACAACCATACTCATACTGTCTCTGTACCGAACCATAACCATGGTAATCCGCAAAATGCTACATCTGGCGGCGGAACCTTTACGACTTCGACCCCGTAATGTATCATATTAGGTAAATTGAACCAATTACGGAGGTAGAGTCATGAAGAAGTTTGCACATAAAGTTGCATATATTGCTGGCGGTATTATCATTGGTATTGTTTTTTCGACATCTACAGGCGCGTTTGCTGATCAAGTCAAATCGCTTGTTGGGAAGAAGGTTACTGGTGAATACACAATTGTTGTAAATGGAAATAAACTGTCAGATAAGGGAGCTGTTATAGATTCACGCGCGAATGTACCGGCACGCGCCTTGTCTGAAGCGTTGGGAGCTGAGGTTAAAGTGGATGGGAGAACAATTTCGATTACTTCTCAAGACGAAAGTTCGAGTCCAGGTGCGGGTGGATCAAATGTAAGTAACCCCTCTTCACAAGCAACAAATAAGTATATAGGTGGTACCAAGAAGAGTTTAGAGGAGCTAAAAGAGAGCAAAATCAACAATACTATTAAGCCAGCAACTCTAGGCAGAGAAGCCCTTCTAAAAGAAATGGCAATTCTTAAAGAGACAGAAGCTCAGGGTATTCCTGTTCCTGTTTTAGCCGACAAAGAAAAACAACTAGCTTCATACGACAAAATTTTGGCTGAAGCAAATGCTGACTTAAAGCTGATTGAAGAAGCACTGACTACAGCTAAATAATACATTTCGCATAAATGAGAGTCCACCACCGTGGGCTCTTTTTTTCGTGCTCAGAAAGGGGTGTCCGATGAAAATTAAAAAGATGCTGGAGCTGTCCATTGATGTGGATGACATGTTTAATGAATTGCCTCATCTGCTGCGGGCTCTGCTTGATACGATGCCCAACAGTGAGGCGAAGATCGCCTTACTCAAAACAATCAAGATGGACGTAGATAATTTGTTGGAAGGAGCTGAAGCATATGGCCAACCGGTACGGGAACCTGGTCGGAAGCAAGCGGATCAGTGAAGACTTTGAAACGATAAATGTCGGTTTTGATCGTGTACAGGCGGAGATGGACACCAAAGGTACGCCAGCAGATGCACAGGCTAAAGCCGATGCAGCCAAGACGGCAGCTATTGCTACCGCAGCGGAAGCCCTGGCAGCTCATAAGGCACGCGGAGCCGATGAGCATCCCAATGCAACTGGAGCTGCTGCAGGCTTCATGAGTTCCAGCGACAAAGGCAGAATGAACGCTGCTACAGCCGATCCAACAGCCAGTACACTTATGCAACGTGACGCAGCGGGACGGGCCAAGGTGACAGCCCCAGCGGCAGCGGATGACATTGCCCGGAAGGCCGAGACGGACGCCGTACAAGCCAATCTGGACAGCCATGCAACGGATGCGAATATCCACGTTACGGCAGCGGATCACACCAAGCTAAACGGGATTGCTGCAGGAGCTGAGGTCAACCAAAATGCATTTGCAGTTATCAATGATGTGGAAGCTTCCAGCAAGTCAGATACAGTTGTTTTCGTGGGTGGTACAGGGATTACAGTCACAACCGATCCCGAGGGCAAGCGGATTGTCCTGACGGCAACAGGTGAAGCAACGCCGGGGGCTCATGCATCATCCCATATCACTGGTGGCACTGACGTCATCCCTGACGCTGTGGTTAGTGGCTCCAGTGGCCTGATGAGTGGTTCCGATGCCAAGTTTGTTCGGCAGGATGGGGAGAGCAAGACGGGAGCGCAGGCCAAGGCAGACGCACCGAACAGGCAGCCAATGAATACACGGATGGTAAGGTTGCGGAAATCGTTATTGATGATGCATCCTTGATTCAGAAAGGGATTGTGCAGCTCTCCAGCGCTACCGAATCCGATGAGGAAGGCGAAGCTGCTACACCTAAAGCTGTGAATACTGTTCGGCAGTTGGCGGTATCTCAAATCGGGGATCTAGCCGAACTAAAGACAACGGATAAAGGCAACTTGGTTGATGCGCTCAACGAGGTTTTTCAGTCTGGCAGTGAGTTTAAGGGTGACGTTGCAGATGCGATCACTGCCAAGGGTGTGCCAACATCTGCATCGGATTCCAAAGAAACATTCGCTCAGAACATTGAAGCTATTGAGACGTCTACAGTCATTAACGGTCAGCAGCAAGTAACGCGGACTTACGCGGAGACAATTGCGGCGAATGATCCAGTTCTTACTAAAACAACCTATACTAACGATTTGAATTTTGCAGAGAACCTAACAGCAGCAAATTATTTAACACTTAGTCCGGACGGTGTGTACTTAGCTATCACTATTGGCACATCGCCTTTTATCACAATATTCAAAAGAAATGGGTCAACGTTTGCTAAGTTACCTGACCCTGCTATTTTGCCAACTGGTACAGCTCAAGCACTAGCATTCAGCTCTGATGGTGTGTATCTTGCCGTGCCGCACAACACCAGTCCTTTCATAACAATTTACAAAAGGACTGGAGATATATTTACAAAACTCCCAAACCCATCTGTGTTACCAGCTGATTTTGGGCAGATTGCATTATTTAGCCCTGATGGTACTTATCTGGTTGTTGGAAATGCCAATACTGGACCCTATTTAAATATTTACAAAAGGACTGGGGATACCTTTGTTAAACTTTCAAATCCATCTATACTGCCCTCAAGTGGTGTTCTCGGATTGGCGTTTAGCTCAGACGGCACTTATTTATATGTTGGAGGGTCCGGGACGCCCTATATCATCGTTTATAAAAGATCAGGAGACACGTTTACAAAAATTAATGACTCTGCTTTGGCTTTGCCAAGCACTGGTCGTGCTGGAGCTTTTAGTCCCGATGATGCCTACCTAGCAATCGCACTCACAGGCTCCCCTACTGTATATATATATAAACGAAATGGAGATATTTTCACTAAGTTACCAGATTTGGGTACACTGCCTCTAGGTAATGGTGTGGGTATTAGTTTTAGCCCTACAAACGGGGAACATCTAATTGTCGCACATAGCGCGCTCCCCTATATAAGCGTATTCAAAAGATCGGGAGACAAATTTATACAAACTGATGCCTTCGATGTCGCGCCAATTGGAGCACCGAGTTCAATTGCATTTGACGCAGACGGTAAAACATTGGCTGCTGAGGGGGGAGTAAGCCCATACGCCCGTGTTTACACAGTTCAAAAGGATAGGGTATATAAGTCAAGCAACAATCTGACTGATGCTCTATCCAATAACTCCATTGGATATGCTCTGGAGTCAGGAATTGCCGGAGAAACCAAAGATATTATGACGATATGGAGGTCATGACCATGAAATTTTATTTTCAACTGGACGGAAGCATTATCCGTGATGTTCTCACGTTTCCGTATGAAGGGTATGAGGAATACGAATTAGATAAAACGCATCTGCCCGCTGGCATCAACGCAGGCTATTACCGTTTACAGGATGGCGTGCTGGTCCTGGATCAGGGGCTCAAAGAGGAAGTGGACAAGGCAAGCCGCCTAGTCGATTACGTAGAGCTGGAACAACGGCTTACAGCGGCACAAAGCCAGCTTGCCCAAGAGAATGCCGAACTAAGACAGGCTGTATCCGAATTGAGTTTAGTTCTGGCAGCAGTCATGGGAGGAGGTGAGTAACTATGACATTTACCAAAGACAGCGGTCTGGTTAAAGTGTGGGTCAGTCTTGTGATGACTGGATCGTATGAGCTTAACCAGGTGCCGACGTTGTTTAATCTCAAAATCGTCGTAACTGATGTGGTCAACGGAACAGTAGCTTAACCAGCGTACCCAAGTGGTGCGCTATTTTTATGCCCTCTGGAGTGGTCAGGGGGCTTTTCCTTATATAGAGAGAATGGGGGATTGGCGTATGGAAGCCATACCAGGAGGTGTTCAGGACATGCAGGTGCAGGATGTAAATACGATTGTGGATTTGAAGGTTCAACTGGCACGGATCGAGGAAGCATTGAAACCGCTGGCGGCTTTGGCTCCGGGCTTGGCAGAGGTTCGGGAGATTTCAAAAGAAGCCCTACAGGCGGCCCAGCAAATGACTCTTCGGATTATTGAGCTTGAAGCTGAATTGAAGAAGACAACCGATGTTGCTCATGACGCTAAGCGTAATGCAGCAGATGCATTGTCAAGATTAGACAAACATGACGCTGATCAAATATGGCTTAAACGTACTGTGTACGGAGCAGCATTAACTGGAATAACTGGACTTCTCATTGCGGCTGTATGGGCCGGAATCAAATTAGGGGAATGTAATTGTGAATAAGAAATGGTGGCAAGCTGCAGGTGTTAGAGCTATTAAAACAGGGGCTCAGGTGGCAATTGGTGTTATCGGAGCAACTACTTTATATTCTGAGGTCGATTGGCGTGTAGTGGGCGGGACAGTCGTATTATCCGTAATCACAAGTCTGCTTACAAGTCTTGCAGGCTTGCCAGAAGTAAGCAAAGGAGCTGGTGCAGATGGCGAAGTTTAAGGTATTAATCGATCCAGGTCACGGGGGCAAGGATCCGGGAGCGGTAGACAACGGACTTCTTGAAAAGGATATCGCGCTGAAGGTTTCGCTTGGCATCAAGGCGCGGCTGGAGGCAGCCTACGAAGACGTGCAGGTATTGTTGTCGAGATCCACAGATGTATTCCTGGAGCTGAAGGAGCGGACGAACAAGGCGAACGCTGCCGGTGCTGACATCCTGGTATCCATTCACTGTAACGCAGGTGGTGGTAAGGGCGGCTTCGAGACGTTCAGATACACATCTGCATCCCAGAATAGCATTAAGCTGCAGGAGGCTTTGCACAAGGCTATCATGAGCAAGTTGGGCGGAATTGATCGTGGCCAGAAGGCGAAGAACCTGCACATGGTCCGCGAATCCAAAATGCCGGCAGTATTGACTGAAAACCTCTTTGTCGATGTGGCAGCTGATGCGGATCGGTTGAAACAATCTAGTGTGATAGATGCAATTATTGATGGTCATGTCCAAGGTATTGCTACCTATCTGGGGCTGGCCAAAACGAAGGAGGACAAGCCAGTGGCGCAAGAACGAGATATCAACGTACCTAGTAGTTGGGCTAAAGAAACGTGGGAGGCTTTAACTAAGAAAGGTTTCTTTGATGGTACGAGACCTGGCGCGCCGATCACGCGCGAAGAAATGGCTATTGTAGTTGAACGGGTTTTGAAGCATGTTGATCAAAATGGGTAATGGTGGTATTATACTTTCAAATCCAAAAGCATTGGTGAAAAGGGCTCCACTGGCATAACGCTGGTGGAGCCCTTTTTTTCGATTATCGTCTCGAAAACCATCCGAAAACCATCCGAAAACCATCCGAAAACCATCCGAAAACCATCCGAAAACCATCCGAAAACCATCCGAAAACCATCCTGCGCTCCTGCCCAATGACAACTCCATTAACCGATTCACGTACTAAAATAAATCATATATTGGAAGGAGGAGAATACATATCTATAACGAATGATAACAATTAGAATTTATTGACAAAAGTATTCCTTGAGTTAAAATTAGCTTAGGTATTTACTACTACTAATTTAGCTGAAAAGGAAGAGTGTAATGCAATTTTCAAGAGTAATTACAGAGATTAGATTCCAATCTTCGTTCTTTTTTGAAGAAGCTCGAGTTAAAAACGACATCAGCAACATGCTAGCTTCGAATTTTGTACATCAAGGCTATGATGAAAACCAAAAAGCTCTGTATTTCCTAAATGGAACTCACAACAAGAAGCTTGTCGTTACTAAAGGAAACATAGTGATCGATATTGATAACCCTGAAGAACTTAGCGAAGTTGTTCTAATGGGCGATCACTACATACAAAAAATACTAAATAAACTGCAAGTACAACAAACAGAGAGAATTGGTGTAAGATCTCACATTATTTCCGATGAGATTGAAGGCGTAGAAAGAGTGAGTTCTAAAATCGCAGAACATTTTTTTAACCGAGATTTAGTGCAGTTTCTACGTAATCATAAAACTGACGAGCCTTTTATTCCTACGTTAAGTTTTAACGCGAAACTGAACCATGAAATTTACATGACAACAAATGTTGGAGCTCATCAAGAAGCATCCGGAGTAGCCGACAGCCAAGGAAACGTTAAAAGTATAACAATCAACAAAGCTCATCCATCCCTTGATATTGATATGTATATGGATGTCCCTAAAAAGCCAGATCAAGTTGCTGGAGCAGTTAAAGGTTTAATCAGTCATGTCGAAGATCAACAAAATAAAATTTGGTCCTTGGGAGGAACTTAGATGTCGATTCCCTTGAATACCGAATTTATGCCAAGAAACCGACTAGGGACTTCCAGCATAGACTTACAAGAAGTGTTGGGTGGAGATCAAGGAAAATTAGGTATAATCAACAGCGGCAATATAGACGGCACTCCAGAAGAGATATTCACAGGATCTTTGAGAAGATCAAACTTCTCGGAATTCGTAAATCCGTTGGAGACAGCCAGTGTTGTGGTTAATAACGAACATGGATTAATGAAAGTAACAAAAGTATCGGTTGAAGACGAAATAAGGAGGGCAACTATGGCTATGAGCAAAGAACTTATCGCGTATAAATATTACTCATCTGTCGCTTGGATGTTCGCGGTAGCGCTCGCAGTTTTTGTAGTCTGTGGTATTGTTGGTGCCTTAGGTCCATTATCCACTTTTACGGGTTCATTACTCTCATTAGTTGGTTCGATTGGTGCTATCTTAAACTGGAAGGGTTGGAAAGAAAAGAATGCTGATCAATCTAAGTTTGAGTAATATTCCAACCGAACCTCAAAACGGGAATCCTTTAGTTGAGGTAACGAAAGAAGTAGTAAAACACGCCAAATTAACTAAAGGCATGTGGTTTTTGATACTTGCTAATTTAATAGGGTTAATAGCTTTTTTCACAGTTTTTTACTTACCGAAACCTCTTTCTTATATAGGCATTACTCCTTCAGATGTGCGGATTGCGTTTTTTATCTTTATCATCATGGATGTTCTAGTCGTTTTGTCATATGTATTCGCAGAATTATT
Protein-coding sequences here:
- a CDS encoding stalk domain-containing protein; this encodes MKKFAHKVAYIAGGIIIGIVFSTSTGAFADQVKSLVGKKVTGEYTIVVNGNKLSDKGAVIDSRANVPARALSEALGAEVKVDGRTISITSQDESSSPGAGGSNVSNPSSQATNKYIGGTKKSLEELKESKINNTIKPATLGREALLKEMAILKETEAQGIPVPVLADKEKQLASYDKILAEANADLKLIEEALTTAK
- a CDS encoding DUF6711 family protein; the protein is MYLKINGADIAAMPSAIQVTILDLDDAESTTRTADGTLHRDRVAVKRQIELTFNTLRMDQISPLLRQMSDIFFDFTYPDPMVGSYITKKVYVGDRPGNIPFEKDNVLYWSGFKMTLTER
- a CDS encoding N-acetylmuramoyl-L-alanine amidase yields the protein MAKFKVLIDPGHGGKDPGAVDNGLLEKDIALKVSLGIKARLEAAYEDVQVLLSRSTDVFLELKERTNKANAAGADILVSIHCNAGGGKGGFETFRYTSASQNSIKLQEALHKAIMSKLGGIDRGQKAKNLHMVRESKMPAVLTENLFVDVAADADRLKQSSVIDAIIDGHVQGIATYLGLAKTKEDKPVAQERDINVPSSWAKETWEALTKKGFFDGTRPGAPITREEMAIVVERVLKHVDQNG
- a CDS encoding tail fiber protein is translated as MIQKGIVQLSSATESDEEGEAATPKAVNTVRQLAVSQIGDLAELKTTDKGNLVDALNEVFQSGSEFKGDVADAITAKGVPTSASDSKETFAQNIEAIETSTVINGQQQVTRTYAETIAANDPVLTKTTYTNDLNFAENLTAANYLTLSPDGVYLAITIGTSPFITIFKRNGSTFAKLPDPAILPTGTAQALAFSSDGVYLAVPHNTSPFITIYKRTGDIFTKLPNPSVLPADFGQIALFSPDGTYLVVGNANTGPYLNIYKRTGDTFVKLSNPSILPSSGVLGLAFSSDGTYLYVGGSGTPYIIVYKRSGDTFTKINDSALALPSTGRAGAFSPDDAYLAIALTGSPTVYIYKRNGDIFTKLPDLGTLPLGNGVGISFSPTNGEHLIVAHSALPYISVFKRSGDKFIQTDAFDVAPIGAPSSIAFDADGKTLAAEGGVSPYARVYTVQKDRVYKSSNNLTDALSNNSIGYALESGIAGETKDIMTIWRS
- a CDS encoding holin, translated to MNKKWWQAAGVRAIKTGAQVAIGVIGATTLYSEVDWRVVGGTVVLSVITSLLTSLAGLPEVSKGAGADGEV
- a CDS encoding polymer-forming cytoskeletal protein, encoding MFPISPIYADYLKRPDREFIVKAVVGSEEYDDTRIVDFSIENSLSLTDGFAIGKAIPSKLTIKLRTNEVIPANARIMPYLSLSMRGMTWLQAQYPWEDMHISWTGTGTDWLPLGEFYVDDRERVNDVWTFTCYDKLVFADVAYVSALTYPATQRAVFNEICNRLGWTYDSSVVINAAYQIQAGPAGYTMRQVLQYIAAANSASLYIDKAGTVKFKRFTASDEPVFEMTTFDYSSVRQTNPVKTYTRVVVTYNTEDELQYEAGTGDDNHTLYLENPFMTQAMVNNLQATLNGFSYLPLTMRAQGYPQLEQGDVISFEQQEGTSWDETVSTWEDTHIPWDGIVRYKSLILHQVFRFAGGLSMSLEAPSVSEQQSEFKVDGTLTTAVNKLNKEAVKEGKSYYGATLTRTEGLTIEREDHLSKAIFNSDELTFYAGSDKAIWFDVPSRRYRLSGTLEAVDGVFSGNLQAAGGTFTGTLQGVNGTFSGSLQAASGTFVGTMKAGRVEGGEIIGSYIEGADILGARIRTAASGDRIELAPSGFVFYDSGNARRVTLGTNQSAGISGHTYYNASGQSQGLIYANSNELAVFGNNGLRLGSTSGTTTLQGSVNFTGNVSGLNLGINQIDSLPGQLQSLQNQIDNLRFALNNHTHTVSVPNHNHGNPQNATSGGGTFTTSTP